A region from the Kineothrix sp. IPX-CK genome encodes:
- a CDS encoding BglG family transcription antiterminator, with amino-acid sequence MNNLSKREVDFIYLLLGESEYQPISYYAKKLNVSTKTLQSDLKNIRNYMKRYEIKIDARPGRGLLTCAKKENSEKLLNEISLKIPKAGEESSTERRELILKDMLLKTNEMTSIQKLSDLYYVGKTSIVNDMKYIGEWIQKYNLTFKKTKEGTCINGSETDIRKAIAGIAIRENTRNGLLELFGKEDIDFIEKLLSDIGKKNLDIGDIYYANLLTHILICIKRVRENIHIDDNEESRMIHVHTLEQYGKAKEIAGKINEHYNIQIGEAETYYIYQYLISSGFEGRGVKEGRERGNDDKCTEFASKLTKRLSEKFGIRFEQDTDMMQGLILHIRPMLNRLEYNIQIQNLLKEEIGRQYPQMVAQCGEVLKELAKEYGLPEISSDEVVNIAIYYQTMLEKKAMRKRVLVVCHSGYGTSQLLAAKLKNEFAFIQIADVVSGRKVKDMDITGIDYIIATVPIERDDVPYIIVSSLLSEQDIKAIRNSFMNREQNEGE; translated from the coding sequence ATGAATAATTTGAGTAAAAGAGAAGTGGATTTTATCTACTTGCTTCTTGGAGAAAGTGAATATCAGCCTATTTCATATTATGCCAAAAAATTGAATGTTTCAACTAAAACATTGCAGTCGGATTTAAAAAATATAAGAAATTATATGAAAAGGTATGAAATAAAAATAGATGCGCGGCCGGGCAGAGGCCTTTTGACTTGTGCCAAAAAAGAAAACAGCGAAAAGTTATTGAATGAGATAAGCCTGAAGATACCAAAGGCAGGAGAAGAATCGTCTACGGAAAGAAGAGAATTGATTTTAAAAGATATGCTTCTTAAAACGAATGAGATGACCTCCATACAAAAGCTTTCGGACTTGTATTATGTAGGAAAAACCAGCATCGTCAATGACATGAAATATATAGGGGAATGGATTCAGAAATACAATCTCACTTTTAAGAAGACAAAAGAGGGTACTTGTATTAATGGGAGCGAAACAGATATCAGGAAAGCGATTGCCGGCATTGCCATCCGTGAAAATACGAGAAATGGCCTGCTTGAATTATTTGGGAAGGAGGACATTGATTTTATAGAGAAGCTCCTTTCCGATATCGGGAAAAAGAATCTGGATATCGGTGATATCTATTACGCAAATTTGCTGACACATATTTTGATCTGTATTAAAAGGGTCAGGGAGAATATTCATATCGATGATAACGAAGAAAGCAGAATGATTCATGTCCATACACTGGAACAGTATGGAAAGGCGAAAGAAATAGCAGGGAAAATCAATGAGCATTATAACATTCAGATAGGGGAAGCAGAAACCTACTATATTTACCAGTATCTCATTTCTTCCGGTTTCGAAGGAAGAGGGGTAAAGGAAGGCAGGGAGCGGGGAAATGACGATAAGTGTACAGAATTTGCCAGTAAATTGACCAAACGCCTGTCGGAGAAATTTGGAATACGTTTTGAACAGGATACGGATATGATGCAAGGCCTGATCCTTCATATAAGACCGATGTTAAATCGATTGGAATACAACATCCAGATACAGAACCTGCTGAAGGAAGAAATAGGCAGGCAATACCCGCAAATGGTTGCACAATGCGGAGAAGTACTGAAAGAGCTGGCAAAAGAATATGGATTGCCTGAAATCAGCAGCGACGAAGTGGTCAATATAGCCATTTACTATCAGACTATGCTGGAAAAAAAGGCAATGAGAAAAAGGGTGCTTGTAGTATGCCACAGCGGATACGGGACATCGCAGCTGCTGGCAGCCAAGTTAAAAAATGAGTTTGCTTTTATTCAGATTGCGGATGTTGTTTCCGGCAGAAAAGTGAAAGATATGGATATTACAGGCATTGATTATATCATAGCGACCGTACCGATTGAAAGGGACGATGTACCTTATATCATAGTTTCTTCATTGTTGTCTGAGCAGGATATCAAAGCGATCAGAAACAGTTTCATGAATAGGGAACAAAATGAAGGGGAGTAG
- a CDS encoding PTS sugar transporter subunit IIA, which translates to MVEVIVVSHGSYAKSLVESSELIMGEQEHVHAFGFFLGENVEELREKVEQKIKEIREEDQNKEILILTDMRSGSPFNAVTLLMQNYHFYHIAGVNLPIFLEILGTREFQKGQELKDMAMSIGRDTIVDVNKMMED; encoded by the coding sequence ATGGTTGAAGTAATCGTAGTATCTCATGGCAGTTATGCGAAGTCGCTGGTAGAAAGCAGTGAACTTATCATGGGTGAGCAGGAGCATGTGCATGCTTTTGGATTTTTCCTGGGAGAAAATGTGGAAGAACTGCGGGAAAAGGTGGAGCAGAAAATCAAGGAAATCAGAGAGGAGGATCAAAATAAAGAAATTTTGATTTTGACGGATATGAGATCGGGAAGTCCTTTCAATGCAGTAACCCTGCTTATGCAAAATTATCATTTTTATCATATCGCAGGGGTAAATCTTCCGATTTTCCTTGAAATTCTCGGAACAAGAGAATTCCAAAAGGGGCAGGAATTGAAAGATATGGCAATGTCCATTGGCAGAGATACAATTGTGGATGTGAACAAAATGATGGAGGATTAA
- a CDS encoding PTS sugar transporter subunit IIA, producing the protein MDIREILLEENIQLNSDADTKEQALKVMAQMLFRSGKIENADIFLRDVWEREKMGFTGAGNKIAIPHGISMQAKKVAVSIVRTKRDIFWESEQENIPKEAKMVRFIVLFAVPGRPPKTGEIKYIEALKAVCRKLADRQATEGLLKVQDASQIIEIINNDK; encoded by the coding sequence ATGGATATACGGGAAATTTTACTGGAAGAAAATATACAATTGAATTCAGATGCCGACACGAAAGAGCAGGCATTGAAGGTAATGGCCCAAATGCTCTTTCGAAGCGGAAAGATTGAAAATGCTGATATATTTTTACGCGATGTATGGGAACGGGAAAAAATGGGATTCACCGGGGCCGGCAATAAAATAGCTATTCCTCACGGAATATCCATGCAGGCGAAAAAGGTAGCAGTCTCTATCGTAAGGACCAAAAGAGATATATTCTGGGAATCGGAACAGGAAAATATTCCAAAAGAAGCAAAAATGGTGCGGTTCATAGTTCTTTTTGCAGTTCCCGGGAGGCCGCCTAAGACCGGGGAAATTAAATATATAGAAGCTTTAAAAGCTGTTTGCCGGAAGCTGGCAGACCGTCAGGCGACAGAAGGATTGCTGAAGGTGCAGGACGCATCGCAAATAATCGAAATCATAAATAATGATAAATAA